A window of Thunnus thynnus chromosome 17, fThuThy2.1, whole genome shotgun sequence contains these coding sequences:
- the pvalb6 gene encoding parvalbumin 6 isoform X2: MSMTSILNADDIKKALDAFAVADSFDHRKFFEMIGLKAKSSDDVKKVFTVLDADNSGFIEEEELKFVLKGFAKDGRDLTDKETKAFLKAADKDGDGKIGIDEFAALVKE, encoded by the exons ATGTCAATGACCAGCATCCTCAACGCTGATGACATCAAGAAAGCTCTGGATGCATTTGCAG TTGCTGACTCTTTTGATCATAGGAAGTTTTTTGAGATGATCGGTCTGAAGGCCAAGTCTTCTGATGATGTGAAGAAGGTCTTCACGGTGCTGGACGCCGACAACAGCGGCTtcatagaggaggaggagctcaa ATTCGTCCTGAAGGGTTTTGCCAAAGATGGCAGGGACCTGACAGACAAAGAAACcaaagcatttttaaaagcagCCGACAAGGATGGAGATGGCAAGATTGGAATCGATG AGTTCGCTGCCCTTGTGAAAGAATGA
- the pvalb6 gene encoding parvalbumin 6 isoform X1 translates to MLNWVSIFHPKIVGEDTYKTEAEPLIFYLTSLLHLPAQSTPVSQLPAAKMSMTSILNADDIKKALDAFAVADSFDHRKFFEMIGLKAKSSDDVKKVFTVLDADNSGFIEEEELKFVLKGFAKDGRDLTDKETKAFLKAADKDGDGKIGIDEFAALVKE, encoded by the exons ATGCTGAACTGGGTTTCCATTTTTCATCCTAAAATAGTTGGAGAGGACACATATAAAACAGAAGCAGAGCCTCTGATCTTTTATTTGACGTCCCTCCTGCACCTACCCGCCCAATCAACACCTGTCAGCCAGTTACCAG cAGCCAAGATGTCAATGACCAGCATCCTCAACGCTGATGACATCAAGAAAGCTCTGGATGCATTTGCAG TTGCTGACTCTTTTGATCATAGGAAGTTTTTTGAGATGATCGGTCTGAAGGCCAAGTCTTCTGATGATGTGAAGAAGGTCTTCACGGTGCTGGACGCCGACAACAGCGGCTtcatagaggaggaggagctcaa ATTCGTCCTGAAGGGTTTTGCCAAAGATGGCAGGGACCTGACAGACAAAGAAACcaaagcatttttaaaagcagCCGACAAGGATGGAGATGGCAAGATTGGAATCGATG AGTTCGCTGCCCTTGTGAAAGAATGA